From a single Rutidosis leptorrhynchoides isolate AG116_Rl617_1_P2 chromosome 5, CSIRO_AGI_Rlap_v1, whole genome shotgun sequence genomic region:
- the LOC139847340 gene encoding membrane-associated protein VIPP1, chloroplastic-like, translating to MALRAPVTGLSMASTTSASLQDSSSTRIIISKNRTLFLGSGVGVLKVRGIRLACPSTTRCNGIRMNLFDRFSRVVKSYASALISTFEDPEKILEQAVTEMNDDLVKMRQATAQVLASQKRLENKYKAAEQASDDWYKRAQLALGKGEEDLAREALKRRKSYADNAASLKSQLDQQKGVVENLVSNTRLLESKIQEAKSKKDTLKARAQSAKTATKVSEMLGNVNTSSALSAFEKMEEKVLTMESQAESLNQLTTDDLEGKFAMLEGSSVDDDLAQLKKELSGSTKKGELPPGRTTTANSKAAYPFPDLEIEKELNNLRQRTRDL from the exons atggcattAAGAGCACCAGTTACAGGGTTAAGCATGGCTTCAACCACATCTGCATCATTACAGGACTCTTCTTCTACCAGAATTATAATTTCAAAAAACAGAACTTTGTTTCTGGGTTCTGGAG TTGGAGTGTTAAAGGTTAGAGGGATACGGCTAGCTTGCCCTAGTACCACACGATGTAATGGTATTCGGATGAATCTTTTTGACCGTTTTTCACGAGTTGTCAAG TCATATGCGAGTGCACTCATTAGCACGTTTGAGGACCCGGAAAAAATCTTAGAGCAAGCCGTTACCGAAATGAACGATGATCTAGTAAAGATGCGTCAAGCTACAGCTCAA GTTTTGGCATCTCAAAAGCGCTTGGAGAACAAATACAAAGCTGCTGAGCAAGCTTCTGATGATTG GTACAAAAGAGCACAACTTGCTCTAGGTAAGGGGGAAGAGGATCTTGCTCGTGAAGCGTTAAAGAGACGTAAATCGTACGCT GACAATGCAGCATCTTTGAAGAGCCAACTTGATCAACAAAAAGGTGTTGTGGAGAATCTTGTTAGCAATACACGG CTTCTTGAAAGCAAGATACAAGAGGCTAAGTCGAAAAAAGATACACTAAAAGCACGTGCACAATCCGCAAA GACTGCTACAAAAGTCAGTGAAATGTTGGGAAATGTCAATACAAGCAGTGCGCTTTCAGCATTTGAGAAAATGGAAGAAAAAG TTTTGACCATGGAGTCCCAAGCAGAATCGCTTAATCAGCTAACTACTGATGATCTTGAAGGAAAG TTTGCAATGCTGGAGGGCTCATCTGTCGATGACGATCTTGCACAGTTGAAGAAGGAACTATCTGGAAGCACAAAG AAAGGCGAGCTTCCACCAGGGAGAACGACGACAGCTAACTCAAAAGCAGCTTACCCATTTCCCGATCTTGAAATCGAGAAAGAACTTAACAACTTAAGGCAAAGAACCAGGGACCTATAA
- the LOC139847662 gene encoding proteasome subunit beta type-3-A-like, with protein sequence MSIFEYNGSALVAMVGKNCFAIASDRRLGVQLQTVATDFQRIFKIHDKLFLGLSGLGSDVQTLHQRLVFRHKLYQLREERDMKPETFASLVSAILYEKRFGPYFCQPVIAGLGEDDKPFICTMDSIGAKELAKDFVVAGTASESLYGACESMFKPDMEHEELFETISQALLSSVDRDCLSGWGGHVYVVTPTEVTERILKGRMD encoded by the exons ATGTCG ATATTCGAGTATAATGGAAGTGCCTTGGTGGCTATGGTAGGTAAGAATTGTTTTGCTATTGCGAGTGATCGTAGACTTGGCGTGCAGTTACAAACTGTAGCAACTGATTTTCAAAGAATTTTCAAGATTCATGATAAGCTTTTTCTTGGTCTATCTGGTCTTGGTTCTGACGTTCAAACGCT TCATCAGCGGCTTGTGTTTCGCCACAAACTGTATCAGCTTCGTGAAGAAAGAGACATGAAGCCTGAAACTTTTGCTAGTCTTGTCTCTGCTATTCTTTATGAGAAAAG GTTTGGACCTTATTTCTGCCAGCCTGTGATTGCTGGTTTGGGTGAGGATGACAAGCCATTCATTTGTACAATGGACTCGATCGGAGCAAA AGAACTTGCAAAAGATTTTGTTGTTGCTGGAACAGCGTCGGAGTCTCTTTATGGTGCGTGTGAATCCATGTTTAAGCCCGACATG GAACATGAAGAGCTGTTTGAGACTATTTCCCAAGCACTATTATCATCGGTTGATCGTGATTGTTTGAGTGGATGGGGAGGGCATGTCTACGTTGT TACACCAACTGAAGTGACCGAAAGAATCTTGAAAGGGAGAATGGATTAA